A genomic window from Sphingobacterium spiritivorum includes:
- the bioA gene encoding adenosylmethionine--8-amino-7-oxononanoate transaminase, translating into MSGTLRVRDRKVNWHPYTQMKGAEDIIPIVRGNGAYLYDDKGNRYIDAVSSWWVTLHGHAHPYIAKRVSEQLLTLEQVIFAGFTHEPAIRLSENLLRLLPSNQQKVFYTDNGSTAIEVALKMCIQYYYNQGLKRTKILAFKNSYHGDTFGAMSVSGRGVWTAPFGDMLFEVIFIDVPTETNINTLFATIDQYAHELACFVYEPLVQGAAGMLMHDPEDLSILMEYCRNKGILLIQDEIFVGFGRTGRLFAADYLSAYPDVMCFSKGLTGGTMPLGLTTCSDVIYEAFYSDDKKKALFHGHSFTASPLACTAALASMELLLQECTLENIQRIVLQHERFAATLRLHPQVEAVRQQGTILALEWRIGEETSYFSDMHDKLYPYFLSKGILLRPLGNIIYLVPPYCITDDDLGYIYETILEALDSL; encoded by the coding sequence ATGTCAGGTACATTAAGAGTACGAGACCGAAAAGTCAACTGGCATCCGTATACGCAGATGAAAGGTGCGGAAGATATTATACCTATTGTCCGCGGCAACGGTGCATATCTTTATGATGATAAGGGCAATCGTTATATTGATGCGGTCTCTTCCTGGTGGGTTACTTTGCATGGACATGCCCATCCTTACATTGCCAAACGTGTCTCTGAGCAGTTGCTTACACTGGAGCAGGTGATATTTGCCGGATTTACGCATGAGCCGGCCATCAGACTGTCTGAGAATCTGCTCAGGCTGCTTCCGTCTAATCAGCAGAAAGTATTCTATACGGATAATGGCTCCACCGCTATAGAAGTAGCGCTCAAAATGTGTATACAGTATTACTATAATCAGGGACTGAAAAGAACTAAGATACTGGCTTTTAAAAATTCCTATCACGGCGATACATTTGGGGCTATGTCTGTCAGCGGAAGGGGAGTGTGGACAGCTCCCTTTGGGGATATGCTCTTCGAGGTGATTTTTATTGATGTCCCTACGGAAACGAATATAAACACGCTGTTTGCTACTATCGATCAGTATGCACATGAGCTGGCTTGTTTTGTATATGAACCTCTTGTGCAGGGCGCTGCGGGAATGTTAATGCATGACCCTGAGGATCTGAGTATACTGATGGAGTATTGCCGTAACAAAGGTATATTGCTGATACAGGATGAAATATTTGTAGGCTTTGGTCGTACAGGACGTCTGTTTGCTGCGGATTATCTGTCTGCATATCCTGATGTGATGTGTTTCTCTAAAGGACTGACCGGAGGAACTATGCCTTTAGGACTGACGACCTGTTCGGATGTAATATATGAAGCTTTTTATTCCGATGATAAGAAAAAGGCTCTTTTTCATGGTCACTCTTTCACGGCCAGTCCGCTGGCCTGTACAGCGGCTTTGGCCAGTATGGAGCTTCTGCTGCAAGAGTGTACTTTAGAGAATATTCAACGTATAGTATTGCAACATGAACGCTTTGCTGCAACTTTACGATTACATCCTCAGGTAGAAGCCGTCAGACAGCAGGGGACCATTCTGGCATTGGAATGGAGAATAGGAGAAGAGACTTCCTATTTCAGTGATATGCACGATAAACTGTATCCTTATTTTCTGAGCAAAGGTATTCTGCTTCGACCTTTAGGCAATATTATTTATCTGGTTCCTCCATACTGTATAACAGATGATGATCTGGGTTATATCTATGAGACGATACTGGAAGCATTAGATTCCTTATAA
- the bioB gene encoding biotin synthase BioB produces the protein MNTAIRNNWTKEEIQEIYDQPLLELVYRAATVHREWHRASEVQVCTLLSVKTGGCPEDCSYCGQAARYHTDIKVQALLPTETVIAHAQKAKKSGSTRFCMAAAWREVRDNRDFDRVIDMVKGVNDLGLEVCCTLGMLTEEQALRLRDAGLHAYNHNLDTSEQYYEEIISTRKFDNRINTINHVRKAGITVCSGGIIGLGETHKDRISMLLTLATMPKHPESVPVNALARVKGTPLEHNPKVDIWDMVRMIATARIVMPASVVRLSAGRIEMTETEQAWCFMAGANSIFTGERETLLVTPNPGVSEDMQMFRNLGLKPMENKKSESSCQVH, from the coding sequence ATGAATACAGCAATCAGAAACAACTGGACGAAAGAAGAGATTCAGGAAATCTATGATCAGCCGTTGCTTGAATTGGTCTATCGTGCAGCTACGGTGCACAGAGAATGGCACCGTGCATCAGAAGTTCAGGTGTGCACATTACTGTCTGTCAAAACAGGAGGGTGCCCTGAAGATTGTTCCTATTGCGGACAGGCAGCCCGGTATCATACAGATATCAAAGTACAAGCTTTGTTGCCGACTGAGACCGTTATTGCTCACGCACAGAAAGCAAAAAAATCGGGTTCAACCCGTTTTTGTATGGCGGCTGCCTGGAGGGAAGTTCGTGATAACCGGGATTTTGACCGTGTCATCGATATGGTAAAGGGAGTAAATGATCTGGGACTTGAGGTCTGTTGTACTTTAGGTATGTTGACCGAAGAGCAGGCCTTACGGTTAAGAGATGCGGGATTACATGCCTATAATCATAATCTGGATACTTCAGAACAGTATTATGAGGAGATTATCTCGACACGTAAGTTTGATAACCGTATCAATACGATCAATCATGTGCGTAAAGCTGGTATTACTGTCTGTTCAGGAGGTATTATAGGTCTTGGAGAAACACATAAAGATCGTATATCCATGTTACTGACATTGGCTACTATGCCAAAACATCCTGAATCCGTTCCTGTCAATGCATTGGCAAGAGTGAAAGGAACACCTTTAGAACATAATCCTAAAGTCGATATATGGGATATGGTGCGTATGATTGCTACAGCCCGTATTGTCATGCCGGCATCCGTCGTGCGCCTTAGTGCCGGACGTATTGAGATGACGGAGACAGAGCAAGCCTGGTGTTTTATGGCAGGTGCCAATTCTATTTTTACAGGAGAACGCGAAACCTTGCTTGTAACACCCAACCCGGGAGTATCGGAAGATATGCAGATGTTCCGGAATCTGGGATTAAAACCTATGGAAAACAAAAAAAGCGAAAGTTCATGTCAGGTACATTAA
- the bioD gene encoding dethiobiotin synthase has protein sequence MKQQIFISGIGTGIGKTVCAAVLARLWGADYWKPIQSGDLHYSDSMLVRELAGKHAVIHPERYRLRLAASPHESAAAENLQIALEDFELPDTPRPLVVEGAGGLFVPLNEEAFIIDLISKLSIPAALVVRDYLGCINHSLLSLTALQQRNIPIRYLILNGSFNPHSERIICRAVGSATAILRIPDLESLSSQEVDRVCCDQIDKIN, from the coding sequence ATGAAGCAACAGATTTTTATTAGCGGAATAGGGACGGGTATTGGGAAGACTGTTTGTGCAGCTGTATTGGCCAGACTATGGGGGGCTGATTATTGGAAACCTATACAATCCGGAGATCTCCATTATTCAGACAGCATGCTGGTGCGGGAGTTGGCAGGTAAGCATGCTGTTATTCACCCCGAGCGCTACAGATTACGATTAGCAGCTTCTCCTCATGAATCTGCAGCAGCCGAAAATCTGCAGATAGCTTTGGAAGATTTCGAACTTCCGGACACTCCACGGCCATTGGTGGTGGAAGGTGCCGGCGGATTGTTCGTTCCGCTCAATGAGGAAGCGTTTATCATTGATCTGATTTCTAAACTATCTATTCCCGCAGCTCTTGTGGTCAGGGATTATCTGGGATGTATCAATCACAGTTTACTTTCTCTTACGGCTCTCCAACAACGGAATATACCGATTCGTTATCTGATACTCAACGGATCATTCAATCCGCATAGCGAAAGGATTATCTGCAGAGCTGTAGGTTCAGCAACGGCCATTTTGCGCATACCGGATCTGGAATCTTTAAGTTCTCAGGAGGTGGATCGTGTATGCTGTGACCAGATTGATAAGATTAATTAG
- a CDS encoding aminotransferase class I/II-fold pyridoxal phosphate-dependent enzyme: protein MINSLWDLLNHKLKLRADKGNLRSLKIPEQGIDFFSNDYMGLARNSVIHKQLAEKIYADPSILGGATGSRLISGNSYEKMQAEQEIAALHGYTAGLLFDSGYLANLALLSALPGRGDTIIMDERIHRSVHDGAGLSAAQKWKFRHNDLNSLEDKLRRAGGQIYVVVESLYSMDGDFAPLNELVVLTRRYEAALIVDEAHAFGVFGYGLVHQYGLQKYIFATVITYGKALGAHGAAVLGDKVLKSYLINFASPFIYSTACPDLFVRHIRLGYTFLNTHSELSAQLKRRVAYFGQKKIPSVSDPMSPIQAVIIPQHKVLIHLQQQLQKKGLQTYAVHSPAVQEGQERLRICLHQYNTEEEIDLLTAEINSIL from the coding sequence ATGATAAATAGTCTTTGGGATCTTCTGAACCATAAGCTGAAGTTAAGAGCAGATAAGGGTAATCTGAGAAGTTTGAAGATTCCTGAGCAAGGAATTGATTTTTTTTCCAATGATTATATGGGGCTGGCCCGCAATTCTGTTATCCATAAGCAACTGGCAGAAAAGATATATGCTGATCCTTCGATCCTGGGCGGCGCTACAGGATCGAGGCTGATCAGTGGCAATTCTTATGAAAAAATGCAGGCAGAACAAGAAATTGCTGCATTGCACGGGTATACAGCCGGCCTTTTATTTGACTCCGGTTATCTGGCCAATCTGGCACTCTTATCTGCTTTGCCCGGCCGTGGAGATACCATTATTATGGACGAACGGATTCATCGGTCAGTACATGACGGTGCAGGATTATCAGCAGCTCAAAAGTGGAAATTCAGGCATAATGATCTGAATAGTCTGGAAGATAAGCTTAGAAGAGCCGGCGGTCAGATTTATGTAGTGGTGGAGAGCTTATACTCCATGGATGGTGATTTTGCTCCCCTGAATGAGCTTGTCGTGTTGACCCGAAGATATGAGGCTGCGCTTATAGTAGATGAGGCACACGCATTTGGAGTCTTCGGATATGGTCTGGTACATCAGTACGGTTTACAAAAGTACATCTTTGCAACAGTGATTACCTATGGTAAAGCTTTAGGAGCTCATGGCGCTGCTGTATTAGGTGACAAGGTGCTCAAATCTTACCTTATCAATTTTGCTTCTCCTTTTATATACAGTACCGCTTGTCCGGATCTGTTTGTACGTCATATACGATTGGGATATACGTTTTTGAATACACATTCTGAACTTTCAGCTCAATTGAAAAGACGGGTAGCTTATTTCGGTCAAAAGAAGATTCCTTCCGTTTCAGATCCGATGAGTCCTATTCAGGCAGTTATCATTCCGCAGCATAAGGTATTGATCCATCTGCAGCAACAACTTCAGAAGAAGGGACTACAGACCTATGCTGTCCATAGTCCTGCAGTACAGGAAGGTCAGGAGCGTCTCCGCATCTGTCTCCATCAGTATAATACAGAAGAGGAAATAGATTTACTCACAGCAGAAATTAATAGTATACTATAG
- a CDS encoding response regulator transcription factor, producing the protein MDILIIEDDLRVAELIERAVQEQGFQTMLAYDGMSGKKLALQHDFSLIITDIILPKIDGLDLCKEVRQLKPDLPIIMLTALGTTDNKVEGFDAGADDYLVKPFEMRELIARIRALLKRKDQSASVASFVLKYHDLEMNLNTKMVKRAGIEIELTPKEFNLLQYFLSHPEKVLSRSDIAEHVWETHFDTGTNFIDVYINYLRKKIDKGFDHKLIHTKPGMGFILRNA; encoded by the coding sequence ATGGATATCCTTATTATTGAAGATGATCTCAGAGTAGCAGAACTGATTGAACGCGCTGTCCAGGAGCAGGGATTTCAGACGATGCTGGCCTACGATGGAATGTCTGGTAAGAAATTAGCCTTACAACATGATTTTAGCCTCATTATCACTGATATTATTCTGCCAAAGATTGACGGATTAGACTTGTGTAAAGAAGTGCGCCAACTGAAACCGGATCTTCCTATTATTATGCTGACGGCATTGGGTACCACAGATAATAAAGTAGAAGGATTTGATGCGGGAGCAGATGATTACCTGGTCAAGCCTTTTGAAATGAGGGAGCTGATTGCCCGTATACGTGCTTTATTGAAACGTAAGGATCAATCTGCCAGTGTTGCATCTTTCGTATTGAAATATCATGATCTGGAAATGAACCTCAATACCAAGATGGTGAAGCGGGCCGGTATAGAAATCGAACTTACACCCAAAGAATTTAACCTGCTTCAGTATTTTTTAAGTCATCCCGAAAAGGTGCTGTCCCGATCCGATATAGCGGAACATGTGTGGGAAACACATTTTGATACAGGTACCAATTTTATTGATGTATATATTAATTACCTCCGTAAAAAAATAGATAAGGGCTTTGATCACAAACTTATTCATACCAAGCCGGGAATGGGATTTATTTTAAGAAATGCGTAA
- a CDS encoding aminotransferase-like domain-containing protein, with amino-acid sequence MASPVSVPYQSFIQIDRNLDSSVYLQISNQLINAIQRGFLTAGTKLPGTRTLGNLLQIHRNTIVAAYDELHAQGWVEMRPNQGTFVLAKSDDKPQKIRSAQQNQLAVYPSSTGYSFRKSILLDNPFEHSACEYVFNDGIPDIRLTQIDHLSSLYSANLKRKSNRKKLGYYNHDGSEYFKKNLSNYLNLSRGLHISKDNILITRSTEMSVYIVSEILLSAGEIVLVGEMSYFSVNMIFQKSGAHIMSVPIDQEGIDVDAVREICERQRVRMLYITPHHHYPTTVTLSAERRIALLDLASQFGFIILEDDYDYDFHYDKAPVLPLASADTNGMVVYIGSFGKSLAPGFRTGFIVAPQNLMIEMRKHLGIIDRQGDIMMEQVLGEMIEEGDIHRYLKKSLKVYQERRDYFTSLLEQQLHEYLDFRKPSGGLAVWATWKQPINLLQLSRSCARNNLFIPRTLLYQNSSLTATRLGFGHFTIEEMEESIAILHQAVLSQQ; translated from the coding sequence ATGGCTAGTCCGGTTAGTGTTCCATATCAAAGTTTTATTCAAATTGATCGAAATTTAGACAGTTCTGTATACTTACAGATCAGTAATCAACTGATAAATGCTATACAACGAGGTTTTCTGACTGCAGGAACTAAATTGCCCGGCACCCGGACTTTAGGAAACTTACTGCAGATCCACAGAAACACCATAGTCGCTGCCTACGACGAATTACACGCACAAGGCTGGGTGGAAATGCGTCCTAACCAAGGCACATTTGTGCTCGCCAAATCCGATGATAAACCTCAGAAAATCCGGTCTGCCCAACAAAATCAACTTGCCGTATACCCCTCTTCTACCGGATATTCATTCCGAAAATCTATTCTACTGGACAATCCATTTGAACATTCAGCCTGTGAATATGTCTTTAATGACGGTATACCAGATATACGGCTTACACAGATAGACCATCTTTCCAGTTTATACAGTGCCAATCTGAAACGTAAGAGCAACCGTAAGAAATTAGGGTACTACAATCATGACGGAAGCGAATATTTCAAAAAGAATTTATCCAATTACCTCAATCTGTCCCGTGGTCTGCATATTTCAAAAGATAATATTCTGATCACACGCAGCACAGAAATGAGTGTATACATTGTGTCTGAAATTCTGCTTTCTGCTGGAGAAATAGTATTAGTGGGTGAGATGAGTTATTTTTCGGTCAATATGATCTTTCAAAAATCCGGAGCACATATTATGTCTGTACCTATAGACCAAGAAGGTATAGATGTGGATGCCGTCCGGGAAATATGTGAACGACAACGGGTACGCATGCTGTATATCACACCTCACCACCACTATCCTACTACAGTCACCCTCAGTGCAGAGCGTCGTATTGCATTGTTAGATCTGGCCTCCCAATTCGGATTTATTATACTGGAAGACGATTATGACTATGACTTTCACTACGACAAAGCTCCTGTACTTCCCTTAGCCAGTGCCGATACAAATGGTATGGTCGTCTATATCGGTTCTTTTGGCAAATCTCTGGCACCGGGATTCCGGACAGGTTTTATTGTTGCTCCGCAAAATCTGATGATTGAAATGCGAAAACATCTGGGTATTATTGACCGACAAGGGGATATTATGATGGAACAGGTCCTGGGAGAAATGATAGAAGAAGGAGATATTCATCGCTACCTCAAAAAATCGCTTAAAGTATATCAGGAGCGCAGAGATTATTTCACTTCCCTTCTGGAACAACAGCTGCATGAATATCTGGATTTCAGAAAACCTTCGGGAGGACTTGCTGTATGGGCGACCTGGAAACAGCCGATCAATCTCCTGCAATTAAGCCGCTCCTGTGCCAGAAACAATCTTTTTATCCCGCGCACACTACTATACCAAAATTCATCACTTACAGCTACACGACTCGGTTTTGGACATTTTACAATCGAAGAAATGGAAGAAAGTATAGCGATACTTCATCAGGCTGTACTATCTCAGCAGTAA
- a CDS encoding sensor histidine kinase: MGARARLTLLFTLITATILLIFGAVLYFSAKQNRQKEFYALLKKEAVTKANLFFVAGVDVRTLQNIYHNNRKIINEVEVAIYTHDFQLLYHDAVDIDVVKENLSMIDQIYNKGEVQFYLNDWQVIGIRHVYKGKTYIITAAAYDQYGYNKLANMLWVSILVFVVSILFIYVAGRFFSRRAFAPVREMTERARQISTTSLHMRLDTGHAKDELTELAETFNDLLNRLENSFDAQKQFVSNVAHELRTPLAAITAELELSTSRERSIAEYQEVIRNTLNDAKKLGRLSNSLLDFAKATYDPVEISFKSVRVDEILLDAQLQVQKGNKDYKISINFENDFENDKQISVNGNSYLLMVAFANLFENGCKFSDDKQCRLTVSFTYTSITLRFSDQGIGIPEEDLKHIFTPFFRGQNKMFAEGNGIGLPLTKKIISLHKGDITVASSTEAGTTFTVTLPVLMNT, from the coding sequence ATGGGAGCAAGAGCGAGACTGACCCTGTTGTTTACACTTATCACAGCGACTATACTGCTGATTTTTGGGGCGGTCCTGTATTTTTCTGCCAAGCAAAACCGGCAAAAGGAATTCTATGCTTTGTTAAAAAAAGAAGCAGTTACCAAAGCTAATTTATTTTTCGTCGCAGGAGTAGATGTGCGAACTCTGCAAAATATATATCATAATAACCGTAAGATAATCAATGAGGTAGAAGTAGCTATCTATACTCATGATTTTCAACTTCTCTATCATGATGCTGTAGATATTGATGTCGTCAAAGAGAACCTGTCGATGATTGATCAGATTTACAATAAAGGTGAAGTACAGTTTTACCTTAACGACTGGCAGGTGATAGGTATAAGGCATGTGTACAAGGGTAAAACGTATATAATTACGGCCGCAGCCTACGATCAATACGGCTATAATAAACTGGCTAATATGCTTTGGGTTAGTATTCTTGTATTTGTGGTATCTATCCTTTTTATCTATGTGGCAGGGCGGTTCTTTTCACGAAGGGCATTTGCCCCTGTACGTGAAATGACTGAGAGGGCACGTCAAATCTCTACAACCAGCCTGCATATGAGATTAGATACAGGTCATGCGAAAGATGAACTTACGGAGCTCGCAGAGACATTCAATGATCTGTTAAACAGACTTGAAAACTCATTTGATGCCCAAAAACAGTTTGTATCAAATGTAGCACATGAACTTCGTACGCCGCTGGCTGCTATTACCGCCGAACTGGAATTGTCTACCTCCAGAGAAAGAAGTATAGCAGAATATCAGGAAGTGATCCGAAATACCCTGAATGATGCAAAAAAATTAGGCCGCTTGTCGAACAGCCTTTTGGATTTTGCAAAAGCTACTTACGACCCTGTAGAAATCTCTTTTAAATCAGTGCGTGTGGATGAAATCTTACTGGATGCACAGTTACAGGTACAGAAAGGAAATAAGGATTATAAGATATCCATTAATTTTGAAAACGATTTTGAGAATGATAAGCAAATATCTGTAAACGGCAATAGTTACCTGCTGATGGTCGCATTTGCTAATTTGTTTGAGAATGGTTGTAAGTTCTCAGACGATAAACAGTGCCGGCTTACGGTTTCCTTTACATACACCAGTATAACATTACGTTTTTCGGATCAGGGTATTGGCATTCCGGAAGAAGATCTGAAGCATATTTTTACACCTTTCTTTAGGGGACAAAATAAAATGTTTGCAGAAGGTAACGGAATAGGATTGCCACTTACTAAGAAAATTATTTCTCTGCACAAAGGAGATATTACTGTCGCCTCCTCTACTGAAGCAGGTACAACATTTACGGTGACACTCCCGGTACTGATGAATACTTGA
- a CDS encoding alpha-L-fucosidase, with protein sequence MKNKLYIALLAGAGLLSTLSAHAQWTGPKEKPKERIEVKYGPLTPAHRTDEAMERFRQYGLGQFIHWGLYAIPGNEWEGVSARGGAAASEWIRTWGGSTAPKDWKNTYDNLYKQFNPKDFDARQWAKQAKDMGARYVIFTTKHHDGFALWPTKYTDYNITKSPYKKDIVKQVVDAYTAEGIDVYLYFSILEWNNPDYMGKEPKTEEEKAKYAKFLTYTKNQLLELLKNYPQIKGFWFDGTWDQSWIKSYDFTYKLEKELREKHPGLIIGSRFRNDEFGKRHFDSNGDMLGDYEQGWERKLPEEYSWLEGRDWDCVMTIPPNGWGYMKDWTGLYTKTSDDLIDMLMHSVSMGGNFVLNFGPDGNGKMHPGEDKLAKELGDWMKINSEAVYGVRYAGLSPSKYGYFTRKNEQVYLTVFNRPVNNIVRIAIDKKATEIPASASLLINGQSLELKRSDIGLDLDKNAYFDVILPKDFQSEKPFVIKIATVKGGVKTDKLMDAKM encoded by the coding sequence ATGAAAAACAAATTGTATATAGCCTTACTGGCTGGTGCAGGTTTGCTCAGTACGCTTTCAGCACACGCACAATGGACCGGCCCTAAGGAAAAACCAAAAGAAAGAATCGAAGTCAAATACGGACCGTTAACACCTGCTCATCGTACGGATGAGGCTATGGAGCGTTTTCGCCAGTATGGTCTGGGACAGTTTATCCATTGGGGATTGTATGCTATTCCCGGAAATGAGTGGGAAGGAGTAAGTGCACGGGGTGGCGCCGCGGCATCCGAATGGATACGCACATGGGGCGGATCTACTGCACCTAAAGATTGGAAAAATACATATGACAATCTTTACAAGCAGTTTAATCCTAAAGACTTTGATGCCAGACAGTGGGCAAAGCAGGCAAAAGATATGGGAGCCCGATACGTGATCTTCACGACCAAACATCATGACGGATTTGCATTGTGGCCTACAAAATATACAGATTATAATATTACAAAATCGCCTTATAAGAAAGATATCGTAAAGCAGGTAGTGGATGCATACACAGCTGAAGGTATTGATGTGTATTTGTATTTTTCTATTCTGGAATGGAATAATCCTGACTATATGGGGAAAGAACCTAAAACGGAAGAAGAGAAGGCAAAGTATGCGAAGTTTCTGACGTATACTAAAAATCAATTACTCGAATTGTTGAAAAACTATCCGCAGATAAAGGGATTTTGGTTTGACGGTACCTGGGATCAGTCCTGGATCAAGAGCTATGATTTTACCTATAAGCTGGAGAAAGAATTACGTGAAAAACATCCCGGTCTGATTATCGGCAGCCGTTTTCGGAATGATGAATTCGGAAAGCGTCATTTTGATTCAAACGGAGATATGTTAGGTGACTATGAACAAGGTTGGGAACGTAAACTGCCTGAAGAATACAGCTGGCTGGAAGGCCGGGACTGGGATTGTGTCATGACTATTCCGCCTAATGGTTGGGGATATATGAAAGACTGGACGGGATTATACACCAAGACTTCGGATGATCTTATTGATATGCTTATGCATTCTGTATCTATGGGGGGTAATTTTGTACTCAACTTTGGTCCTGATGGCAACGGTAAAATGCATCCGGGAGAAGATAAATTGGCGAAAGAGCTGGGCGATTGGATGAAGATCAATTCTGAGGCGGTATATGGTGTCAGATATGCCGGACTTTCACCTTCTAAATACGGATACTTTACACGTAAAAATGAGCAGGTGTACCTGACTGTGTTTAACAGACCTGTTAATAATATTGTACGCATAGCTATCGATAAGAAGGCTACCGAAATACCTGCCAGTGCTTCTTTATTGATCAATGGTCAGTCGTTAGAATTAAAACGCAGTGATATCGGATTGGATCTGGATAAGAATGCCTATTTTGATGTTATTCTGCCTAAAGATTTCCAATCCGAGAAGCCTTTTGTTATTAAGATCGCTACTGTAAAAGGTGGTGTCAAAACGGATAAACTTATGGACGCTAAAATGTAA
- a CDS encoding beta-N-acetylhexosaminidase: MRKYLIFSFLLCFTCVCAAQVQNSIRIIPQPQSVLIGDGFLKLQQSANIWSSGTQFAGALQYLQREILKNKSATWFRSDDYNKALIHFISDTKVSEEGYVIRVAKDKVEIRASTGNGALYGAVSLLQMILTTSSKVMELPYCEIKDQPAYGWRGFMLDESRHFFGKQKVKSLLDWMAFYKLNKFHWHLTDEPAWRLEILRYPLLTLVGGVGSFTNATAAAQYYQQADIEEIVRYAADRNIEVIPEIDMPGHATAANRAYPQYSGGGNDKHPDFTFHPGEEGTYGYLNHILKEANVLFPARMLHLGGDEVSFGSEAWNNDAQIKELKAKYQLADNKQVETYFMRRMADSVYSMGAKVLAWDEMADAGLPKDKTILMWWRHDKPDQLTTVLQNGYPAILCPRLPLYFDFVQEESHRYGRKWGKGFNALSDVYHFRPSKYDSLTVRKDQILGIQANLWTETVTNTNRLDYLIFPRLAAMAEVAWSTDKVKSFDRFCDYLPAHLKLYRAADLYYFDPFNKTNPEPVVYKTQRAYIDNPE, encoded by the coding sequence ATGCGTAAATATTTGATTTTTAGCTTTCTTTTATGCTTTACATGCGTATGCGCTGCACAGGTACAGAATAGTATCCGGATTATACCGCAGCCACAATCTGTGCTGATCGGAGACGGTTTTTTGAAATTGCAGCAGTCTGCGAATATCTGGTCTTCAGGTACACAATTTGCAGGTGCTTTGCAATATCTTCAGCGGGAGATATTGAAAAATAAATCAGCCACCTGGTTCAGAAGTGACGACTACAATAAAGCGCTTATTCATTTTATATCAGATACGAAAGTGTCTGAGGAAGGTTATGTAATCCGTGTCGCTAAAGATAAAGTAGAGATACGTGCATCTACGGGTAATGGAGCATTATACGGGGCGGTTAGTTTACTTCAGATGATCCTCACGACTTCTTCCAAGGTAATGGAACTGCCTTATTGTGAAATTAAAGATCAGCCTGCATATGGCTGGCGTGGTTTTATGCTGGATGAGTCAAGGCATTTCTTTGGGAAGCAAAAGGTCAAATCCTTACTCGATTGGATGGCTTTTTATAAACTGAATAAATTTCACTGGCATCTGACAGATGAACCTGCATGGCGTCTCGAAATATTGCGTTATCCTTTGCTTACCCTGGTCGGGGGAGTAGGATCGTTTACGAATGCCACTGCAGCAGCGCAGTATTATCAGCAAGCGGATATAGAGGAGATTGTACGCTATGCGGCCGATCGTAATATCGAAGTAATTCCGGAGATAGATATGCCTGGACATGCCACCGCTGCTAACCGGGCTTATCCGCAATACAGCGGAGGTGGAAATGATAAACACCCTGATTTTACATTTCATCCGGGTGAAGAAGGTACCTACGGATATCTGAACCATATCCTCAAAGAAGCAAATGTGCTTTTTCCCGCCCGGATGTTACATCTCGGAGGAGATGAAGTCTCTTTCGGGAGTGAAGCATGGAACAATGATGCACAAATTAAGGAACTGAAAGCTAAATATCAGCTGGCGGATAACAAGCAGGTGGAAACCTATTTTATGCGCCGTATGGCAGATAGCGTTTATAGTATGGGAGCTAAGGTGCTGGCATGGGATGAGATGGCTGATGCCGGATTGCCCAAGGATAAGACCATCCTGATGTGGTGGCGCCATGACAAGCCGGATCAGTTGACAACAGTGCTTCAAAACGGATATCCTGCCATATTATGTCCACGTCTTCCGCTTTATTTTGATTTTGTACAGGAAGAGAGTCACCGGTACGGACGTAAATGGGGTAAAGGTTTCAATGCTCTTTCAGATGTGTATCATTTCCGCCCGTCAAAATACGATTCATTGACAGTACGCAAAGATCAGATATTGGGAATACAGGCGAATCTCTGGACAGAGACTGTAACCAATACGAATCGTCTGGATTATCTGATTTTTCCGAGACTTGCAGCTATGGCAGAAGTCGCATGGAGTACAGATAAAGTGAAGAGCTTTGACCGTTTTTGCGATTACCTTCCCGCTCATCTCAAATTGTACAGGGCAGCAGATCTGTATTATTTTGATCCTTTTAATAAGACCAATCCGGAGCCTGTCGTTTACAAAACACAGCGCGCCTATATCGATAACCCTGAATAA